The Apteryx mantelli isolate bAptMan1 unplaced genomic scaffold, bAptMan1.hap1 HAP1_SCAFFOLD_20, whole genome shotgun sequence genome contains the following window.
TCCAGGATAGATATGATGAAAGATAGCAGTGTGACCACCCTGGTGTCATtgcaggagagctccagcagtggggtaagatcacagaagaagtggtccatTGCCTGGAGACCGCAGAATTTCAGCTGGGGTAAGAAAGAAGAGAATGTTGTAGCGATAAGGAATCCCACTAGCCAAGAcgctgctgccagctgtagagagaccttccaggtcatgaggctggcatagagcaggggctggcagatggccaagtaccgatcataggacatgactgccagcaggtaacactcagTAACtacaaaagaggcaaaaaaatagaattgtacaatacagccctgagcagagatggtgctgtccccagtcaggaagctggccagcagccggggcaggatggtggagctgtagcaggtctccaaggaggagagattgctgaggaagaagtacatgggggtgtgcaggtgcCGGTCTGCCACCACCCCCACAATGAT
Protein-coding sequences here:
- the LOC136996040 gene encoding olfactory receptor 5B21-like; protein product: MEKGEWDNCTSPTEFLLLGMGNVPSLQTPLFLLLLMIYLVTMVGNFLIIVGVVADRHLHTPMYFFLSNLSSLETCYSSTILPRLLASFLTGDSTISAQGCIVQFYFFASFVVTECYLLAVMSYDRYLAICQPLLYASLMTWKVSLQLAAASWLVGFLIATTFSSFLPQLKFCGLQAMDHFFCDLTPLLELSCNDTRVVTLLSFIISILDVVIPFLFTLASYMCIIAAILRISSNVGRQKAFSTCSSHLTVVCVFYGTLIIVYTLPRTPKLRQLNKVFSFFYTVLTPLVNPLIYSLRNREVREALGKVFRKALACTQSS